Proteins encoded together in one Neobacillus sp. FSL H8-0543 window:
- a CDS encoding LysR family transcriptional regulator, whose protein sequence is MNIEQLKYIVEVEKTRSITTAAQNLHVTQSGISRAIASLEDELGIYFFKRTRLGTEPTVEGKEMIQHAKEIVLKLQEFEEKARKKQKELKISAIFGLCNTLLLDAFQSFHESRRHIKVDIEEDSTEEIIEGIKQGKIHAGLIHIYESMHKEHVDLLFKVLFDSKVYVLVNEHSPLASLEYITPYDLSDYPIVIYNSKYVVQFFQELSDKYAPNKILFATNNTDIIEKTVAEGRAINFILDPALKNGQVMWNKLIISKPFMINHSPVKIPLGYVVSKNNSSKSVKTFLNIIQNQMENITNRLVK, encoded by the coding sequence GTGAATATCGAGCAATTAAAATATATCGTTGAAGTTGAAAAAACAAGATCGATTACCACAGCAGCGCAAAATCTCCATGTTACTCAATCTGGAATAAGCAGGGCAATTGCTTCACTTGAAGATGAGCTTGGAATCTATTTTTTCAAGCGTACACGATTAGGTACAGAACCAACGGTTGAGGGAAAAGAAATGATTCAACATGCCAAAGAAATCGTTTTAAAGCTTCAGGAATTTGAGGAAAAGGCCCGAAAGAAACAAAAGGAATTAAAAATATCAGCTATATTTGGGCTATGCAATACACTATTACTTGATGCCTTTCAGTCTTTTCACGAAAGCCGACGTCATATTAAAGTAGATATAGAAGAAGATTCCACAGAGGAGATTATCGAAGGAATCAAACAAGGTAAAATCCATGCAGGTTTAATTCATATTTATGAAAGTATGCATAAAGAGCATGTTGATTTGTTATTTAAAGTTCTTTTCGATTCAAAAGTATATGTCCTTGTAAATGAACATTCACCATTAGCCTCCCTTGAATACATTACTCCATATGATTTGTCAGATTACCCCATAGTTATTTATAACAGCAAGTATGTAGTACAATTTTTTCAAGAGCTTTCCGATAAATATGCACCTAATAAGATCCTTTTTGCTACTAATAACACAGATATCATCGAAAAGACAGTTGCCGAAGGAAGAGCAATTAACTTTATTCTAGATCCTGCTTTAAAAAATGGACAAGTTATGTGGAACAAATTGATCATCTCTAAACCTTTCATGATAAATCATAGCCCAGTAAAGATTCCTCTGGGCTACGTAGTATCAAAGAATAATTCATCAAAATCTGTGAAGACATTTCTAAATATTATCCAAAATCAAATGGAAAACATTACAAATAGACTGGTTAAGTAA
- a CDS encoding LLM class flavin-dependent oxidoreductase: protein MKFGLFYEHQLPKPWKEGDEHQLLKDALDQIELADQLGYDYVWEVEHHFLEEYSHSSAPEVFLAAASQRTKNIRIGHGIVQLPMEFNHPARVAERIATLDLISDGRVEFGTGEGSAEIELGGFNVDRAVKRREWSEALDAITKMFVETPFAGYNGEFLKMPARNVLPKPMQKPHPPLWMACSQHETITLAASKGIGALSFAFIEPEQAKEWVDEYYKIIASEQCNPAGFSVNPNVAIVLPFSVHEDEKTAVERGVEGANFFDYSLGHYYAFGKHRPGYSDIWDEFNKNQLQATSSASEETGHETISRRGAIGTPEQVRDILRRYEEAGVDQVIFISQAGKNQHEHICEALNLFAKEVMPEFKDRDEQYQARKQQKLALAMEQAMERKKPARHSDEDYTVVSPPRLPITESVHAKN, encoded by the coding sequence ATGAAATTCGGATTATTCTATGAGCATCAATTACCTAAACCATGGAAAGAGGGGGACGAGCATCAGCTTTTAAAAGATGCTCTAGATCAAATTGAACTGGCCGATCAACTGGGTTATGACTACGTATGGGAGGTTGAGCATCACTTTCTTGAAGAGTACAGCCATTCTTCCGCACCAGAAGTGTTTCTCGCAGCAGCTTCACAGCGCACGAAAAACATTCGTATTGGACACGGAATTGTCCAGCTTCCAATGGAATTCAACCATCCAGCTCGTGTAGCAGAGCGGATTGCAACATTGGATTTAATATCTGATGGCAGGGTTGAATTTGGAACAGGAGAAGGTTCAGCAGAAATTGAATTGGGAGGCTTTAATGTCGACCGTGCTGTCAAGCGCAGGGAATGGAGCGAAGCTCTCGATGCGATTACAAAAATGTTTGTTGAAACACCGTTTGCTGGTTATAATGGTGAATTTCTAAAAATGCCAGCACGTAACGTCCTTCCAAAGCCCATGCAAAAACCTCACCCGCCTTTATGGATGGCGTGCAGCCAGCATGAAACCATCACTTTGGCCGCATCAAAAGGAATTGGAGCGCTTTCCTTTGCCTTTATTGAGCCAGAGCAGGCTAAGGAATGGGTAGATGAATATTATAAGATTATTGCATCAGAACAATGTAATCCTGCCGGTTTTTCCGTCAATCCGAATGTCGCAATCGTTCTGCCGTTTAGTGTCCATGAAGATGAAAAAACAGCTGTTGAGCGGGGTGTCGAAGGGGCTAACTTTTTTGATTATTCATTAGGTCATTATTATGCCTTTGGTAAACATCGTCCTGGTTATTCGGATATTTGGGATGAATTTAACAAAAACCAACTACAGGCCACTTCTAGTGCTTCTGAGGAAACAGGTCATGAGACCATTTCTAGAAGAGGAGCAATCGGAACACCTGAGCAAGTGCGCGATATCCTCCGCCGATATGAGGAGGCCGGGGTTGACCAGGTGATTTTCATCAGTCAGGCAGGGAAAAACCAACATGAACATATTTGTGAGGCACTGAATTTATTTGCCAAGGAAGTAATGCCGGAATTTAAAGATCGTGATGAGCAGTATCAAGCACGTAAACAGCAAAAACTGGCCCTGGCAATGGAGCAAGCAATGGAACGCAAGAAACCAGCTCGTCACTCGGATGAGGATTATACAGTGGTCTCACCTCCACGCCTGCCAATTACGGAATCAGTTCATGCCAAAAATTAG
- a CDS encoding alpha/beta hydrolase, translating to MASKESLAVRQGLLEWGAQQAQKQPSIEEMRKSLEDLMSSTPLASDVSINRIQIGETPAEWVTTPTATQNRVFLFLHGGGYFLGSCKAYRDLASRLSEATNSRVLTVEYRLAPEHQYPAAIEDAVSAYRWLVSDQGIDPSQIIIGGDSAGGGLTLATLLSLRDAGDTLPAAAVLLSPWTDMEGTGKSMETRKDVDPWLNPDQSRATPPMYIGNLDRRHPLVSPIYADLQGLPPMLVHVGNDEILLDDSVRLVERAEVAGVDVTFKIFEDMWHVFHAFAASVPEAQEAINEIGNYVTKKLEAIEIT from the coding sequence ATGGCAAGTAAAGAGAGTTTGGCTGTTAGACAGGGGTTACTAGAATGGGGAGCGCAGCAGGCACAAAAACAGCCTTCCATTGAGGAAATGAGAAAAAGCCTAGAAGACTTGATGAGTAGTACACCACTTGCGTCGGATGTTTCTATAAATAGAATTCAAATAGGAGAAACTCCAGCTGAATGGGTCACAACACCAACCGCTACCCAGAACCGCGTATTTCTTTTCCTTCATGGAGGCGGTTACTTTTTAGGCAGTTGTAAAGCCTACCGGGATTTGGCGTCACGTCTTTCCGAAGCAACAAATAGTCGGGTGCTCACAGTTGAGTATCGATTGGCCCCTGAGCATCAATACCCTGCCGCCATCGAGGATGCGGTTTCTGCGTATCGCTGGCTTGTTTCTGATCAGGGGATTGATCCGTCCCAAATCATTATTGGAGGAGATTCCGCTGGTGGCGGGTTAACCTTGGCCACGTTATTATCTTTGAGAGATGCCGGTGACACACTTCCAGCCGCTGCTGTACTTCTTTCACCTTGGACTGATATGGAAGGAACGGGGAAATCAATGGAAACTAGGAAAGATGTAGATCCATGGCTAAACCCTGACCAGAGCAGAGCAACACCCCCTATGTATATAGGGAATTTGGATCGGCGCCATCCATTGGTTTCTCCTATCTATGCAGATTTACAGGGGCTGCCTCCAATGCTTGTTCATGTCGGTAATGATGAAATTTTACTGGACGATTCTGTTCGACTCGTAGAGAGAGCTGAAGTTGCAGGTGTGGATGTCACCTTCAAAATATTTGAAGACATGTGGCATGTGTTCCACGCATTTGCTGCAAGTGTCCCAGAAGCGCAAGAAGCGATCAATGAAATTGGAAACTATGTAACTAAAAAGCTCGAAGCTATTGAAATTACTTAA
- a CDS encoding flavin reductase family protein, whose product MIKTADKINLFKQIMGHYPTGVTIVTTMDENEEPTGLTVNSFTSVSIDPLLVLWCIDKKSSSYETFLKAGRFAVHTLSSDQTEACWAFAGKSSDRFVEVNWYTSENKLPIIKDSLGTLECLTVQQIDAGDHIILVGEVIELSKNDKEPLLFYNKKAGTIPKDW is encoded by the coding sequence GTGATTAAAACCGCGGATAAAATAAATCTCTTTAAACAAATCATGGGTCACTACCCAACAGGCGTTACCATTGTTACTACTATGGATGAGAATGAAGAGCCTACCGGACTTACTGTAAATTCCTTTACCTCAGTGTCAATCGATCCATTGTTAGTATTGTGGTGCATCGATAAAAAATCATCTTCATATGAAACGTTTTTAAAAGCTGGTCGCTTTGCTGTCCATACCCTATCTTCAGATCAAACGGAGGCTTGCTGGGCATTTGCCGGAAAGAGTTCTGACCGTTTTGTGGAAGTAAACTGGTACACATCGGAAAATAAATTACCAATCATAAAGGATTCCCTTGGAACTTTAGAATGCCTTACGGTTCAACAAATAGATGCCGGTGATCATATCATTCTAGTAGGTGAAGTAATAGAGTTATCAAAAAATGACAAGGAACCGTTACTTTTTTACAACAAAAAGGCAGGGACCATACCAAAAGATTGGTAG
- a CDS encoding NAD(P)H-dependent oxidoreductase yields MKILGISGTLIGRKTLTVIEQVINEIKSFSPEADVDILDLRKFNIQFCDGRTTSEYTGDTKEVIERISLADGYIIGTPIFQGSFTGALKNLLDLVPPSVFQHKVMGFVATGGNPQHYLVVENQLKPIAGYFKAIITPHFIFANSSQFNKQNEIVDSELNAEIKEFSQQVIFMMSKLSMESK; encoded by the coding sequence ATGAAAATATTGGGGATTTCAGGTACGTTGATAGGAAGGAAAACTCTAACAGTTATTGAGCAGGTGATAAATGAGATTAAAAGTTTTTCCCCTGAAGCGGACGTGGACATTCTAGATCTTAGAAAATTTAACATTCAATTTTGTGATGGACGCACAACCTCCGAATATACAGGAGATACGAAGGAAGTAATCGAACGAATTTCTTTAGCCGATGGCTATATTATAGGAACACCCATTTTTCAAGGTTCCTTCACTGGTGCATTAAAAAATTTATTAGATTTGGTTCCTCCTTCGGTATTTCAACACAAAGTTATGGGGTTCGTGGCTACTGGAGGAAATCCTCAGCATTACTTAGTGGTTGAAAATCAATTAAAACCAATAGCAGGATATTTTAAAGCCATTATAACTCCACATTTTATCTTTGCAAATAGCAGTCAATTTAATAAGCAAAATGAAATTGTGGATTCAGAATTGAACGCGGAAATAAAGGAATTTTCTCAACAAGTAATATTTATGATGAGTAAATTGTCAATGGAATCAAAGTAA
- the rlmH gene encoding 23S rRNA (pseudouridine(1915)-N(3))-methyltransferase RlmH codes for MNISIVTVGKLKEKYLKLGIDEYLKRLTAYAKVEVIEVADEKAPEELSELEMVQVKQKEGERILAKISQDTYVIALAINGKMQSSEELADTMDKLATYGKSKIAFIIGGSLGLSEEVLKRSNEQLSFSKMTFPHQLMKLILIEQIYRAFRINRGEPYHK; via the coding sequence GTGAATATCTCCATTGTCACGGTTGGCAAATTAAAAGAGAAATATTTAAAACTGGGAATAGACGAATATTTAAAAAGATTAACGGCTTATGCTAAGGTTGAAGTTATTGAAGTGGCAGATGAAAAAGCTCCGGAAGAACTCAGTGAATTAGAAATGGTTCAGGTAAAACAAAAGGAAGGCGAAAGGATACTGGCGAAAATTAGTCAGGATACATATGTAATTGCGCTTGCAATCAATGGCAAAATGCAATCCTCTGAAGAACTAGCCGATACTATGGATAAACTCGCTACCTACGGAAAAAGCAAAATTGCCTTCATTATTGGCGGGTCATTAGGCTTAAGCGAGGAAGTATTAAAAAGATCAAACGAACAACTCTCTTTTTCAAAAATGACCTTCCCCCATCAACTTATGAAGTTGATTTTAATTGAGCAGATTTATCGAGCCTTCCGGATCAATCGGGGAGAACCTTACCATAAATAG
- a CDS encoding CxxH/CxxC protein produces the protein MIYCCEEHVELALDIVVDEFETFPVLTKVDVDNLSTTCEYCQNIAMYIVANE, from the coding sequence ATGATTTATTGTTGTGAAGAACATGTTGAACTTGCCTTAGATATAGTTGTAGATGAGTTTGAAACCTTTCCAGTATTAACCAAAGTAGATGTGGATAACTTATCAACAACCTGTGAATATTGTCAAAACATAGCTATGTATATAGTGGCGAACGAATGA
- a CDS encoding trypsin-like peptidase domain-containing protein, whose translation MGYYDDHSQERFSEKRGRKSGFFFASIAGAIIGALLVVFSIPTLSNQGLLPYSVQPNLNQPTGGNSTDQGAPLQQQVSYDVNTDTTKAIDKAAEAVVGINNIQTSNFWSDNGSGSQEAAGTGSGVIYKKAGNKAYVVTNQHVVEGATHLEVTLTDGTKIPAELLGGDIWTDLAVLEIDTEHVKKIAEFGNSDVLKMGEPVMAIGNPLGTTFSGSVTQGIISGINRTIPVDINQDGIMDWQAEVLQTDAAINPGNSGGALINIAGQVIGINSMKIAQNAVEGIGLSIPINYAKPIISDLEQFGVVKRPYMGVDLKSVAEIPGYYQEEALKLPRNVTYGVALRQVVANSPAAKAGLTELDVIVEMDGVEINDVIDLRKHLYQEKKIGEQMKIKYYREGKLMETTLTLANDNSQ comes from the coding sequence ATGGGTTACTATGATGATCACTCACAGGAACGTTTTTCAGAAAAAAGGGGCCGTAAAAGCGGATTCTTCTTTGCTAGTATTGCAGGTGCAATTATTGGAGCTTTGTTAGTTGTCTTTTCAATACCGACATTATCCAACCAAGGATTACTTCCATACAGTGTTCAGCCAAATCTGAACCAGCCAACAGGGGGAAATAGCACCGATCAAGGTGCTCCTCTGCAACAACAGGTATCTTATGATGTTAATACGGATACTACAAAGGCGATCGACAAGGCTGCGGAAGCGGTAGTAGGAATTAATAATATACAAACCTCTAACTTTTGGTCAGATAACGGCAGTGGTTCACAGGAAGCAGCAGGAACTGGCTCAGGTGTCATATATAAAAAGGCCGGTAATAAAGCCTATGTCGTAACAAATCAGCATGTAGTGGAGGGCGCAACACACTTGGAAGTCACACTAACGGACGGAACGAAGATTCCTGCTGAACTGCTTGGCGGAGATATATGGACAGATTTAGCAGTCCTTGAAATTGATACAGAACATGTTAAAAAAATCGCTGAGTTTGGAAATTCTGATGTGCTAAAGATGGGAGAGCCTGTAATGGCGATTGGGAATCCGCTTGGAACAACCTTTTCGGGTTCTGTAACCCAAGGAATTATTTCAGGGATTAATCGAACGATACCAGTTGATATTAATCAGGATGGGATAATGGATTGGCAGGCAGAGGTGCTCCAAACGGATGCTGCCATTAACCCTGGTAACAGTGGTGGGGCTTTAATTAATATTGCAGGACAAGTCATTGGGATTAATTCAATGAAAATAGCTCAGAATGCAGTTGAAGGGATTGGTTTATCGATTCCAATTAATTATGCAAAACCGATTATTAGTGATCTTGAGCAATTTGGAGTAGTGAAGAGGCCGTATATGGGCGTGGATTTAAAATCTGTTGCTGAGATTCCTGGCTACTATCAAGAGGAGGCGCTAAAACTTCCAAGGAATGTAACATATGGAGTCGCACTTCGCCAAGTGGTAGCAAATTCTCCGGCTGCAAAGGCTGGACTAACAGAGCTTGATGTCATTGTTGAAATGGACGGAGTAGAGATTAATGATGTAATTGATCTCAGGAAGCATCTCTATCAAGAGAAAAAAATCGGTGAACAAATGAAAATTAAATATTATCGTGAAGGAAAGCTAATGGAAACAACCCTTACATTAGCGAATGACAATTCACAATAA
- a CDS encoding MBL fold metallo-hydrolase — MSLRYSILASGSTGNALYVESDEHSFLVDAGFSGKQMEALFGQIDRDISKLTGIFVTHEHSDHIKGIGVLARKYKLPIYANENTWRAMERSVGEIPTEQKMIFNTEAVKSFGCTDIESFGVSHDAAEPMFYVFHHSGKKLVLITDTGYVSDRMKGIISNADTYIFESNHDVQMLRMGRYPWSIKRRILSDVGHVSNEDAAIAMSEVIGDKTKRIYLAHLSLDNNMKELARMSVSQTLQSQGVIVGEQFEVYDTDPKTPTILTAV, encoded by the coding sequence ATGTCATTAAGATATAGCATCTTAGCTAGCGGGAGTACGGGGAATGCATTGTATGTAGAGTCAGATGAACACTCCTTTCTAGTAGATGCGGGATTTAGTGGGAAACAAATGGAGGCATTATTTGGACAAATTGACCGTGATATAAGTAAATTAACAGGGATATTTGTTACCCACGAACACAGTGATCATATTAAAGGAATTGGCGTATTAGCAAGAAAATATAAGCTGCCGATATATGCAAATGAAAATACCTGGCGAGCCATGGAAAGATCTGTTGGTGAAATTCCAACAGAGCAAAAGATGATTTTCAACACGGAAGCTGTCAAAAGCTTTGGATGTACGGATATTGAAAGCTTTGGCGTATCACACGATGCAGCTGAACCAATGTTTTATGTTTTCCATCACTCTGGTAAAAAACTCGTTCTTATTACTGATACAGGTTATGTTAGTGATCGTATGAAGGGAATTATCTCTAATGCAGATACCTACATTTTTGAGTCAAATCATGATGTGCAGATGCTAAGAATGGGAAGATATCCATGGAGCATTAAGAGAAGAATTCTTAGTGATGTTGGCCACGTATCCAATGAAGATGCTGCAATTGCGATGAGTGAAGTCATAGGTGACAAGACGAAAAGGATTTATCTGGCACATTTAAGTCTTGATAATAATATGAAGGAATTAGCGAGAATGTCAGTCTCTCAAACACTGCAGAGCCAGGGAGTAATCGTAGGCGAACAATTTGAGGTCTATGATACAGACCCTAAAACACCAACCATTTTAACTGCAGTATAA
- the yycI gene encoding two-component system regulatory protein YycI, giving the protein MDWSKIKTIFILTFLILDVYLLYQFMEIRDANKYEFIMKASIEDKLKLDEIQIDVELPKAPIKDQYLSAKPKMFANADTENLEGEKRQVKNPSTTLQVILEKPIQLNVKFEPSELTSFINDSVLFGEEYQFWKKDDEKKVIIYFQKYKGMPLYENISGKLTFNYNSENQIVSYDQSYLEEIDELKEKEEILTPLQAIETLHQKGVLKPKSKITKIELGYSTLIQLAASQVLAPTWRFVVDNGESLFVNAFEGHIIQFNSDENRDLE; this is encoded by the coding sequence ATGGATTGGAGTAAAATTAAGACGATTTTTATCTTAACGTTTTTAATTTTAGATGTCTATCTTTTATATCAATTCATGGAAATTCGCGATGCCAATAAATATGAGTTTATTATGAAAGCCTCGATTGAAGATAAGCTGAAGTTAGATGAAATTCAAATTGATGTCGAACTGCCAAAAGCTCCAATTAAAGATCAGTATCTTAGTGCAAAGCCGAAGATGTTTGCGAATGCTGATACAGAGAATTTAGAAGGAGAAAAGCGGCAGGTAAAGAATCCTAGCACAACACTTCAAGTGATCCTGGAAAAGCCGATTCAATTGAACGTAAAGTTTGAACCTAGTGAGCTTACCTCTTTTATTAATGATAGTGTTTTATTTGGCGAGGAGTATCAATTTTGGAAGAAAGATGATGAAAAAAAGGTAATCATTTATTTCCAGAAGTATAAAGGTATGCCTCTATATGAAAATATTAGCGGGAAGCTCACCTTCAATTATAATAGTGAAAACCAAATCGTTTCATACGACCAATCCTATTTGGAGGAAATAGACGAACTGAAGGAAAAGGAAGAAATCCTCACTCCGTTACAGGCAATTGAAACTTTACATCAAAAAGGAGTACTAAAGCCAAAAAGTAAGATAACAAAAATAGAACTGGGATATTCAACCTTAATTCAATTAGCCGCATCACAAGTATTAGCACCTACTTGGCGTTTTGTTGTTGATAACGGGGAAAGTCTTTTTGTTAATGCCTTTGAGGGACATATTATTCAATTTAACAGCGATGAAAATAGGGATTTGGAGTGA